The window ATGTTTTTGTTCTTTATTTAAAGGGTTTTTCTTTGTTTTTTTCTTAGGTATTAGAACATTACTATGAATTTTTTGTATTCCTTGATAACCATTATCAACTATTAATTTAGTATTTTTTAAAATTGGGATTTTTGATTCTTTAAATAAACAAAAATCATGCTTTTTACCGAGAGAAAAATTTGTTGCAATAATTATTTTGCTTTCTTTTTCAATAATTACTTGTGTTTTAATAGTGTGTTTTTTCTTTTTTCCTGAATA is drawn from Spiroplasma endosymbiont of Asaphidion curtum and contains these coding sequences:
- a CDS encoding transposase family protein; this encodes MKTQVIIEKESKIIIATNFSLGKKHDFCLFKESKIPILKNTKLIVDNGYQGIQKIHSNVLIPKKKTKKNPLNKEQKHNNKLISKMRIIIENIFAILKKFKICWIILVSASK